The following coding sequences lie in one Candidatus Nitrospira allomarina genomic window:
- a CDS encoding TraB/GumN family protein translates to MKNSDYTPPGIVSEASTGLVGQYEADVSCLSVNGKTVILIGTAHVSQESVDLVKLVIEQEHPDRVCVELDAKRFEAISHPNRWESLDLKEIIRKQQLSTLMVNLILSSFQKRLGDKLGVIPGTEMLEAIRMADKHDIPVTLADRDVRVTMRRAWRNTPFWRKSLLMSSLMLSIFDTTEVSEEEIRNLKKQDVLSEMMKDLGKEVPTLKTVLIDERDHYLAKKIADASGTRIVAVVGAGHVEGICRTLHGREQVDLEELESIQPVSPVWKAVGWSIPVLIVGSIAWIGWQKGLSAAGENLMFWILANGIPSGIGGLLAMAHPLTIAAAFISAPFTSLTPVIGVGYVTAFVQAYLQPPLVREFQTVAEDIAIPRRWWKSRLLRVFLAFLLPTIGSLIGTWVGGTRIVSNLF, encoded by the coding sequence ATGAAAAATTCAGATTATACCCCACCAGGAATTGTGTCGGAAGCATCAACAGGCTTGGTGGGACAGTACGAGGCTGATGTATCGTGTCTGTCAGTGAATGGGAAGACCGTGATCCTGATTGGCACGGCCCATGTGTCACAAGAATCTGTGGATTTGGTCAAACTCGTCATTGAACAGGAGCATCCCGATCGTGTCTGTGTAGAATTGGATGCCAAGCGTTTTGAAGCCATCTCGCATCCCAACCGATGGGAATCGTTGGACCTCAAGGAAATCATCCGCAAGCAGCAGCTCAGTACGCTGATGGTCAATCTTATTTTGTCTTCCTTCCAAAAACGGTTGGGAGATAAATTGGGCGTCATTCCAGGTACCGAAATGCTGGAGGCCATTCGTATGGCCGACAAGCATGATATTCCCGTGACCCTCGCTGACCGTGACGTGCGGGTGACGATGCGTCGGGCCTGGCGCAACACCCCATTTTGGCGAAAAAGTCTGTTAATGTCCTCGCTCATGCTGAGTATCTTTGATACCACTGAAGTCTCCGAAGAGGAGATTCGGAACCTTAAAAAGCAGGATGTGCTTTCAGAAATGATGAAGGACTTAGGGAAAGAGGTGCCGACGCTCAAAACGGTGCTCATTGACGAGCGGGATCACTATTTGGCTAAAAAAATTGCCGATGCGTCAGGGACCAGGATTGTCGCCGTGGTTGGCGCCGGGCATGTGGAAGGCATTTGCCGCACATTGCATGGCCGGGAGCAGGTGGACTTGGAGGAGCTGGAAAGCATTCAGCCCGTCTCTCCGGTTTGGAAAGCAGTGGGTTGGAGTATCCCTGTTCTGATTGTGGGGTCAATAGCTTGGATAGGATGGCAAAAGGGGTTAAGTGCTGCCGGAGAGAATTTAATGTTTTGGATTTTGGCTAATGGCATTCCCAGCGGGATTGGCGGGTTGTTGGCCATGGCTCATCCGCTCACCATCGCCGCTGCCTTTATCTCGGCACCGTTTACCAGTCTCACCCCCGTTATTGGAGTCGGCTATGTCACGGCGTTTGTCCAGGCCTATTTGCAACCGCCTCTGGTGCGGGAGTTTCAAACGGTGGCGGAGGATATTGCCATTCCACGAAGGTGGTGGAAAAGTCGACTCCTTCGTGTATTTTTAGCCTTTCTCCTCCCCACGATTGGGAGCCTCATCGGCACGTGGGTAGGGGGCACCCGCATTGTTTCCAATTTGTTTTAA
- a CDS encoding aminopeptidase P family protein, translating to MACEQLMALRAELVRQQLTGFVVPHTDEYQNEYLPACAERLAWLTGFTGSAGTAIVLQNEAAMFVDGRYTLQVADQVDEKSFTLHNSGETSPVEWLALRAAPTDRIGYDPSLHTPQDLERFQTAIERVGAQLIPCVSNPIDVVWHDRPQPPSGVIKPHLLDFSGQSSQVKREILSRRCLEDRIDAAIITAPDSIAWLLNIRGSDVAHTPLPLCRAILYATGRVALFVDPKKITPGLQAHLGPDISFALPEEFEAGLQQLGAHGNRVLCDPAKTNSWIFTTLSRSGADIVHKNDPCVLPKACKNPVEIAGAYAAHQRDGLAMCQFLAWLAREGPKGMVTELEAVEYLDACRRKQALWEDCSFPTISGAGPNGAIVHYHSTPETNRRLEPGTLYLVDSGGQYLDGTTDITRTIAIGRPSDEHRDRYTRVLQGHIALATARFPEGTTGSQLDALARAPLWAMGLDYDHGTGHGVGSFLGVHEGPQRIGKAANAVALKPGMIVSNEPGYYKTGAYGIRLENLVTVVEDESFKHSSRRFLAFNTLTIVPFERALIAIEVLSFNERQWVDTYHARVWAELQSVVDTDTRAWLEQATQPLI from the coding sequence ATGGCATGTGAGCAGCTTATGGCGTTGCGAGCAGAACTGGTCCGTCAACAATTGACGGGCTTTGTGGTGCCGCATACGGATGAATATCAGAATGAATATCTGCCTGCCTGCGCAGAGCGGCTTGCCTGGTTGACCGGGTTTACCGGTTCGGCGGGGACGGCGATTGTCTTACAAAATGAAGCAGCAATGTTTGTGGATGGCCGGTATACGCTTCAAGTGGCTGACCAGGTTGATGAGAAAAGCTTTACGCTTCACAATAGTGGGGAAACTTCACCGGTGGAATGGTTAGCACTTCGTGCAGCACCAACCGATCGAATCGGCTATGACCCTTCCCTGCATACTCCGCAGGATCTCGAACGGTTTCAGACGGCAATCGAACGAGTCGGTGCACAACTCATCCCCTGTGTATCGAATCCTATCGATGTGGTCTGGCATGATCGGCCTCAACCACCCTCAGGTGTGATCAAGCCTCATCTCCTGGATTTTTCCGGTCAAAGTTCCCAGGTTAAGCGTGAGATCTTAAGCCGGAGGTGTTTAGAAGACCGGATCGATGCGGCCATCATTACGGCACCCGATTCAATTGCCTGGTTGTTGAACATTCGCGGATCGGATGTAGCCCATACTCCATTACCTTTGTGCCGGGCTATTCTATATGCCACCGGGCGGGTCGCCCTGTTTGTGGATCCAAAAAAAATCACCCCGGGCTTGCAGGCGCATTTGGGTCCGGACATTTCCTTTGCACTACCGGAGGAATTTGAAGCTGGCTTACAACAGTTGGGAGCCCATGGGAATCGGGTGCTGTGTGATCCAGCCAAGACCAATTCCTGGATTTTCACCACATTAAGCCGGAGTGGGGCTGATATTGTACATAAAAATGATCCCTGTGTGCTGCCAAAGGCCTGTAAAAATCCGGTGGAAATTGCAGGAGCCTATGCGGCGCATCAACGGGACGGACTGGCCATGTGTCAATTTCTGGCGTGGCTGGCCCGGGAAGGACCCAAGGGGATGGTGACTGAATTAGAGGCCGTGGAATATCTCGATGCCTGTCGTCGAAAACAGGCGTTGTGGGAGGATTGCAGCTTCCCGACAATTTCGGGTGCAGGGCCAAATGGCGCCATTGTGCATTATCATTCGACCCCGGAGACGAATAGGCGCCTGGAGCCAGGGACATTGTATCTGGTTGATTCCGGCGGGCAATATTTGGACGGAACGACTGATATCACCCGGACCATTGCGATTGGACGTCCTTCGGACGAACATCGTGATCGTTATACACGCGTGTTACAAGGCCATATTGCTCTGGCCACGGCCAGATTTCCTGAAGGGACCACAGGCAGCCAATTGGATGCGCTGGCACGTGCGCCCCTATGGGCAATGGGGTTGGATTACGATCATGGGACAGGCCACGGTGTCGGGAGTTTTTTAGGGGTCCATGAAGGTCCACAACGGATCGGGAAAGCTGCCAATGCGGTCGCTCTGAAGCCGGGGATGATTGTGTCAAATGAACCGGGTTATTACAAAACCGGTGCCTATGGGATTCGCCTGGAAAATCTGGTGACGGTGGTGGAGGATGAGTCCTTCAAACACTCATCGCGGAGGTTTCTTGCCTTTAATACCCTGACGATTGTGCCATTTGAGCGAGCCCTCATTGCCATCGAAGTGTTATCGTTCAACGAACGTCAGTGGGTGGATACCTATCATGCTCGCGTGTGGGCGGAACTCCAATCTGTCGTGGATACGGATACGCGTGCCTGGTTGGAGCAGGCGACGCAACCTCTCATCTAA
- a CDS encoding STAS domain-containing protein, translating into MQVAERMQDTTLVLMISGRVTAYSRKVFQGMVKSARFSGARHITFNMEGVTFMDTIGLGGLVLAYLDLNDNHMAMSVVEPQQPVKTLLEDANFPELIPTYPTEETALQAIQ; encoded by the coding sequence ATGCAAGTAGCCGAACGAATGCAAGATACAACGCTGGTCTTGATGATTTCAGGACGGGTGACCGCATACTCCCGGAAAGTGTTCCAGGGGATGGTGAAATCCGCCAGGTTCTCCGGCGCCAGGCATATCACTTTTAATATGGAGGGCGTCACGTTCATGGACACCATTGGGTTGGGGGGACTGGTGCTCGCCTACCTTGACTTGAATGACAATCATATGGCGATGAGTGTCGTAGAACCCCAGCAGCCGGTGAAAACCTTACTCGAAGACGCAAATTTTCCCGAACTGATTCCGACATATCCCACTGAAGAGACTGCCTTGCAAGCCATCCAATAG
- the recQ gene encoding DNA helicase RecQ: MKNNLPPQHINSRHLHPSTQPHLLSLLKEHFGFTAFRPLQEEIIRDVLAERDVVALLPTGGGKSLCFQLPALARSGLTIVVSPLIALMKDQVDGLRANGIAATYLNSSLTAQESQIRLRGLHQGDYRLLYMAPERLMVPGYLSLVRNFQVNLLAIDEAHCISEWGHDFRPEYRRLVELRDQVPSLPIIALTATATERVQKDIVTLLRLRDPACYVASFNRPNLTYQVQPKDNPFGQVLAFLRKRPKDSGILYCQSRKTTESVADRLQQYGLKALPYHAGLSAEERTRNQELFLRDEIQVICATIAFGMGINKPNVRFVIHYDLPKNLESYYQETGRAGRDGLPSECVLLFSAGDTVKQQRFINEKTNFQEQQIADRQLQEMVHYAECSTCRRRTLLQYFGEQVESENCEACDNCLTPRDIFDGTDAAQTVLSCVEEIRGTSGFSVGLNHVIAVLTGANTEKIRRWRHDLLTSYGKGEAHRRPEWAAISRELIRLGYLRQSADPFTVVEVTDQGQVFLQDPKTLMLTKPMSTPERKALSGEDPGHDEMLFTRLRQLRKTLADEADVPAYVIFSDVALRQMARDYPANEQEFLQISGVGNRKLQEFGPKFLAVIARHLENYAPLTIPKEPNPASALSLRNQNPANNKKNIECRQDLETYEEPDSSKNSTISPALSHGQGRRGMGTRSAKELREDDRAPKTPAANFFNRPARRRPLGDTVHDTLRYFRSGHSIEQIASERGLVVSTIYGHMEQAIQAGEPVDLTRLWTSEQELEMAEAFGKTGFGNLTGAKELLGNLYDYGQLRLFRAVYGKNG; this comes from the coding sequence GTGAAGAACAACCTACCCCCTCAACATATTAACTCCCGGCACCTGCACCCCTCAACACAACCTCACCTCCTCTCACTGTTAAAAGAACATTTTGGTTTCACGGCCTTTCGGCCTTTACAGGAAGAGATCATTCGGGATGTACTCGCTGAGCGCGACGTGGTGGCCCTGTTACCCACGGGAGGAGGGAAGTCCCTGTGCTTTCAGTTACCGGCGCTGGCCCGCTCGGGCCTGACGATCGTGGTCTCGCCGCTCATTGCGCTGATGAAAGATCAAGTGGATGGGCTCCGTGCCAATGGCATTGCTGCAACATATCTCAACTCATCTCTGACCGCGCAGGAATCCCAGATTCGCTTGCGGGGGCTGCACCAGGGTGACTACCGCCTCCTCTACATGGCACCGGAACGCCTCATGGTTCCCGGATACCTCAGCCTGGTCAGGAATTTTCAGGTCAATCTGCTGGCTATTGATGAAGCCCACTGTATTAGTGAATGGGGCCATGATTTCCGGCCGGAATACCGGCGACTTGTGGAACTCCGGGATCAGGTCCCCAGTCTCCCGATCATCGCACTCACCGCTACCGCCACGGAGCGGGTGCAAAAAGACATTGTCACACTTCTACGATTGCGGGACCCGGCCTGCTACGTGGCCAGTTTCAACCGGCCCAACCTGACCTACCAGGTGCAGCCAAAGGACAATCCGTTTGGACAAGTCCTCGCATTTCTCCGGAAACGCCCAAAGGACTCAGGAATTCTCTACTGCCAGAGCCGGAAGACCACAGAAAGTGTGGCGGATCGTTTACAGCAATATGGCCTGAAGGCACTGCCCTATCATGCCGGACTGAGTGCCGAGGAGCGGACCCGGAATCAGGAATTGTTCCTTCGAGATGAAATCCAGGTGATTTGCGCCACCATTGCCTTCGGCATGGGAATCAACAAGCCTAACGTGCGATTTGTCATTCACTACGATTTACCCAAAAACCTCGAAAGCTATTATCAAGAGACCGGGCGTGCCGGACGAGATGGCCTGCCAAGCGAGTGTGTCCTGCTCTTCAGCGCCGGGGATACGGTCAAGCAGCAACGCTTCATCAATGAGAAAACTAACTTCCAGGAGCAGCAGATCGCCGACAGGCAATTACAGGAAATGGTGCACTATGCGGAATGTTCTACCTGCCGGCGCCGCACATTGCTCCAATATTTTGGAGAACAGGTTGAATCCGAAAACTGTGAGGCATGTGATAACTGCCTGACGCCCAGGGATATCTTCGACGGCACGGATGCCGCGCAGACCGTTCTCTCTTGCGTTGAAGAAATACGTGGAACAAGTGGATTTAGCGTCGGGCTCAATCACGTCATCGCCGTACTCACCGGAGCCAACACCGAAAAAATCCGACGATGGCGTCATGACCTATTAACCAGCTACGGGAAAGGAGAAGCCCACCGGAGGCCAGAATGGGCCGCCATCAGCCGGGAACTCATCCGGCTGGGATATCTCCGACAATCGGCAGACCCATTCACCGTGGTGGAGGTCACCGACCAGGGTCAGGTTTTTCTTCAAGACCCCAAAACGCTCATGCTCACAAAGCCCATGAGCACACCGGAACGCAAGGCGCTCTCTGGCGAGGACCCTGGTCACGATGAGATGCTCTTCACTCGCCTCCGTCAACTTCGCAAAACATTAGCTGATGAGGCTGATGTCCCTGCCTACGTCATATTTTCCGATGTGGCACTACGGCAGATGGCACGTGACTATCCGGCTAATGAACAGGAATTCCTCCAGATTAGCGGAGTCGGAAATCGGAAATTACAGGAATTTGGGCCTAAGTTCCTGGCAGTCATCGCAAGACACCTGGAAAACTACGCTCCCCTGACAATTCCAAAGGAACCCAATCCCGCTTCAGCACTCTCTTTAAGGAATCAAAACCCGGCAAACAATAAAAAAAATATTGAGTGCCGGCAGGATTTGGAGACTTATGAAGAACCGGACAGTTCAAAAAATTCCACAATTTCACCCGCCCTTTCCCACGGGCAAGGCCGCAGGGGAATGGGCACCAGGAGCGCAAAAGAATTACGGGAGGACGACAGGGCCCCGAAAACGCCGGCGGCGAACTTTTTCAACAGGCCGGCCAGAAGAAGGCCGCTTGGAGATACCGTCCATGATACGTTGCGCTATTTTAGGTCTGGGCATTCGATCGAACAGATCGCCAGTGAGCGCGGCTTGGTCGTCAGCACCATCTATGGACACATGGAACAAGCCATCCAAGCCGGTGAACCGGTAGACCTTACCCGACTGTGGACATCGGAGCAGGAATTAGAAATGGCAGAAGCCTTCGGGAAAACGGGGTTTGGCAATCTCACCGGAGCCAAAGAGCTACTCGGTAATCTCTACGATTACGGCCAACTTCGGCTCTTCCGCGCCGTTTATGGGAAAAATGGGTAG
- a CDS encoding FKBP-type peptidyl-prolyl cis-trans isomerase → MPVLIGKNSVVSVNYKLTDDAGKVLDSSDGSKPMVYLHGAGNIIPGLEKALAGKGEGDALKVRIEPADAYGEVIPDGIKSIERAAFEGVESVEPGMVFEAQAPDGTTQQIMVVKVDGDKVTIDTNHPLAGIALNFDIKVLSVREATKQELEHGHTHEHGHDH, encoded by the coding sequence ATGCCTGTATTGATTGGGAAGAATTCGGTAGTCAGCGTCAATTATAAGCTCACTGACGATGCCGGTAAGGTGTTGGATAGTTCAGATGGGTCAAAGCCAATGGTGTACCTGCATGGTGCGGGGAATATCATCCCCGGGCTGGAGAAAGCGCTGGCCGGTAAAGGAGAGGGTGATGCTCTGAAGGTAAGGATTGAGCCTGCCGATGCCTATGGAGAAGTCATTCCTGACGGGATCAAGAGCATCGAAAGGGCTGCGTTTGAGGGGGTAGAATCGGTTGAACCGGGAATGGTATTTGAGGCCCAGGCACCGGACGGCACGACGCAGCAAATTATGGTGGTGAAAGTAGATGGGGATAAAGTCACCATTGATACCAATCATCCACTGGCCGGTATCGCGCTCAACTTTGATATTAAAGTTCTGAGTGTGCGAGAAGCGACAAAGCAAGAACTCGAGCATGGGCATACTCATGAGCACGGACATGACCACTAG
- a CDS encoding ribonuclease H-like domain-containing protein, translated as MSRKYLAFDIETAKILPEDFVDLHDHRPLGITCMASWCSDESSAVTFYSKNSDGSPAPQMTKVDVAAFVEHLKTKLQEGYTIITHNGLGFDFVIVAEESGQLDVCRELAMSHVDMMYHFFCGKGFPVRLNAAAKAIGVSKPANVDGSVAPKLWKGGDFQTVLDYVAQDCRLTLDVAEASEQAKKISWITGRGTTSHFELPGGWLTVQEASKLPLPDTSWMDKPWPRSKFMVWW; from the coding sequence ATGTCCCGTAAATATCTGGCCTTTGATATCGAAACGGCAAAAATTTTGCCCGAAGATTTCGTTGACTTGCATGATCACCGGCCGCTCGGCATTACTTGTATGGCGAGTTGGTGTAGCGATGAATCCTCGGCGGTGACGTTTTACTCGAAAAATTCAGATGGATCTCCTGCGCCGCAAATGACCAAGGTAGATGTTGCCGCCTTTGTCGAGCATCTCAAAACTAAACTGCAGGAGGGCTATACCATCATTACCCACAATGGGTTGGGATTCGATTTCGTGATTGTAGCGGAAGAATCCGGCCAGCTTGATGTTTGCCGTGAATTGGCGATGAGCCACGTGGACATGATGTATCACTTTTTTTGCGGAAAAGGGTTTCCTGTCAGGCTCAACGCTGCGGCGAAGGCCATTGGTGTGAGTAAGCCCGCGAATGTGGATGGTTCCGTTGCCCCGAAGCTGTGGAAAGGTGGCGACTTCCAGACGGTCTTGGATTATGTCGCTCAGGATTGTCGGTTAACGTTGGATGTGGCCGAAGCCAGTGAACAAGCGAAAAAGATTAGTTGGATAACCGGACGTGGCACAACATCCCATTTTGAATTGCCTGGTGGATGGCTGACCGTTCAAGAAGCCTCCAAGTTACCTCTGCCTGACACGTCATGGATGGATAAGCCATGGCCGCGATCAAAATTTATGGTGTGGTGGTGA
- a CDS encoding dickkopf-related protein translates to MKRNWWSLITIGTGLAIMAVNPMTTNAYKIRKSERLMPILSLVFLLAIFGVNEVSANLCDPVKDLTTIQETKDEIEFYKELFPNADYHGSQDYNGFVLECNRRRDNKGDEVRKMLTNKDWAEMKSILKESDLSPYLFSAKYKFFGFAWFEMSYLIWKEGGVWKMVLPYDPIINDEVENRIDFNMTHAGMLYDKDQVDENGSGSSKTYILKSTALPISITKCATTTFFAGKEEKYDGQNGVDAHKRDPANKHISLGKIQYSYKDGKGSYWVMNGCRVKKNEHLFGSTNPTTGEVEKIMPADWVLNNFEKVAEEYWSIPDNFELYVLLKGHNGNRLDPSVKTKINNHIKNNDYLTIRFGTKFLPGANQMYKANAWQPNNFSTMTDDGTYTHEVGHAFGLDDEYAQGDASKNKDHCANSQFDQFDGTSGSTSYTIDNYTMCNGYGTQTNTIYHYIAVTRYILGETCKEDQDCGAGRYCNKRLGLNRCLTDGTKGVNQSCTKDRECTSGKCEKDKCVCKSDGDCPDGQACYTPIGKANYCASTSKALGASCSKNSQCASDKCQQDQCVCKGDGDCPNGQACFTPVGKANYCASTSKALGATCSKNSECASDKCQQDKCVCKGDGDCPNGQACYTPIGKANYCASTSKALGASCTKDSQCASDKCEQDKCVCKSNGDCPNGQSCYTPVGKANYCASTSKALGASCTKDSQCASDKCEQDKCVCKSNGDCPNGQSCYTPVGKANYCASTSKALGASCSKNSQCASDKCEQGECVCQSDNDCPGSQKCKTPVTKKNYCTK, encoded by the coding sequence ATGAAACGAAACTGGTGGTCTCTCATCACGATTGGTACGGGTCTGGCGATCATGGCGGTCAACCCTATGACCACCAATGCCTATAAAATAAGAAAAAGCGAGCGACTGATGCCAATTCTAAGTCTTGTATTTCTCCTGGCGATTTTTGGTGTGAACGAGGTGTCGGCGAATTTATGTGATCCGGTGAAGGATCTTACGACGATTCAGGAGACCAAAGATGAGATTGAGTTCTATAAGGAACTTTTTCCCAATGCGGACTACCACGGCAGTCAGGACTATAACGGATTTGTGCTGGAGTGTAATCGCAGGCGCGATAATAAAGGCGACGAAGTCAGAAAAATGCTTACGAATAAAGATTGGGCTGAGATGAAGAGCATCTTGAAGGAGAGCGATCTTTCGCCCTATTTATTTTCCGCGAAGTATAAATTCTTCGGATTCGCCTGGTTTGAAATGAGCTACCTGATCTGGAAAGAGGGTGGTGTCTGGAAGATGGTGCTTCCCTATGATCCAATTATTAATGATGAGGTTGAAAACCGGATCGATTTTAATATGACTCACGCTGGAATGCTCTACGATAAGGATCAAGTCGACGAAAACGGGAGTGGTTCGAGTAAGACGTATATCCTGAAATCAACGGCGCTGCCAATTAGCATCACTAAATGTGCCACCACAACGTTCTTTGCTGGCAAGGAAGAGAAGTACGATGGGCAAAATGGCGTCGATGCCCATAAGCGAGACCCCGCCAATAAGCATATTAGCCTCGGAAAAATTCAATACTCCTATAAAGACGGCAAGGGCAGCTATTGGGTGATGAATGGCTGTCGGGTGAAGAAAAATGAGCATCTCTTTGGCAGCACCAATCCCACCACCGGAGAAGTTGAAAAGATTATGCCAGCGGATTGGGTATTAAATAATTTTGAAAAAGTGGCGGAAGAGTATTGGAGTATTCCTGACAATTTTGAATTGTACGTTCTTCTAAAAGGTCATAATGGAAATCGGCTCGACCCTTCGGTAAAAACCAAAATCAATAATCATATTAAAAATAATGATTATTTAACGATACGCTTTGGAACGAAGTTTCTTCCCGGCGCCAATCAAATGTATAAAGCGAATGCTTGGCAACCGAATAACTTTTCCACAATGACTGATGATGGAACTTATACCCACGAGGTCGGTCACGCCTTTGGCCTAGATGACGAATATGCTCAGGGCGACGCTAGTAAGAATAAAGATCATTGTGCTAATTCCCAATTTGATCAATTTGATGGCACCTCGGGGTCAACCTCTTACACCATCGACAATTACACCATGTGTAATGGTTATGGGACACAAACCAATACCATTTATCATTATATAGCGGTCACCCGCTATATCTTGGGAGAGACCTGTAAGGAGGATCAGGATTGCGGGGCCGGTCGGTATTGCAATAAACGCTTGGGACTCAACCGCTGCTTAACGGACGGAACAAAAGGTGTCAATCAGAGCTGCACCAAAGACAGAGAATGCACATCCGGCAAGTGCGAAAAAGATAAATGTGTGTGTAAGAGTGACGGCGACTGTCCCGATGGCCAAGCCTGTTATACCCCAATCGGGAAAGCCAACTATTGCGCAAGCACGAGCAAGGCCCTGGGGGCCAGTTGTTCTAAAAACAGCCAATGCGCCTCGGACAAGTGTCAACAAGACCAATGCGTGTGCAAGGGGGATGGTGACTGTCCGAACGGGCAGGCCTGCTTTACACCCGTTGGCAAAGCGAATTATTGCGCGAGTACGAGCAAGGCTCTGGGAGCTACATGTTCCAAGAATAGTGAATGTGCGTCGGACAAATGCCAACAGGATAAGTGTGTGTGTAAGGGGGACGGCGACTGTCCGAACGGGCAAGCCTGCTATACCCCAATCGGGAAGGCGAACTATTGCGCGAGTACGAGTAAGGCCCTGGGGGCCAGCTGTACCAAGGATAGTCAATGTGCCTCAGACAAGTGCGAACAGGACAAGTGTGTATGTAAATCAAACGGCGATTGTCCCAACGGGCAAAGCTGTTATACACCGGTTGGGAAGGCGAACTATTGCGCAAGTACAAGTAAGGCCCTGGGAGCCAGCTGTACCAAGGATAGTCAATGTGCCTCAGACAAGTGCGAACAGGACAAGTGTGTATGTAAATCAAACGGCGATTGTCCCAACGGGCAAAGCTGTTATACACCGGTTGGGAAGGCGAACTATTGTGCAAGTACGAGTAAGGCTCTGGGAGCGAGTTGTTCGAAGAATAGCCAATGTGCCTCGGATAAATGTGAACAAGGGGAATGTGTGTGTCAGTCGGACAATGATTGTCCGGGATCGCAGAAATGTAAAACCCCTGTGACCAAAAAGAATTACTGTACGAAATGA